One Maribacter dokdonensis DSW-8 genomic region harbors:
- a CDS encoding M48 family metallopeptidase, with protein MIVSEIDITLQKSERKTVSIFIERDGSVSARVPNTLSEEEIRDILKAKEYQIFKNLAEWEQLNENAVEREYVNGQSFLYLGRNYRLKLVDEKLDGIKFYRNTFFLNKNEKPKAKQLFVKFYKKKLNDKIYPIIERYKNQLDVTPNEIKVMELQNRWASCTPNGNVNFHWKCAMAPIDVLNYIVVHELAHLIHNNHTKAFWNEVDKVLPKYDEQVNWLRINGAGMDL; from the coding sequence ATGATAGTATCTGAAATAGACATAACGCTTCAAAAAAGTGAACGAAAAACGGTTAGTATCTTTATTGAAAGAGATGGTAGTGTTTCCGCTCGTGTTCCCAATACCCTAAGCGAAGAAGAAATAAGAGATATCCTAAAAGCCAAAGAATACCAGATTTTTAAAAACCTAGCTGAGTGGGAGCAACTCAATGAAAATGCTGTAGAACGAGAATACGTTAACGGACAATCGTTTCTATATTTAGGTCGAAATTATCGTTTGAAATTAGTAGACGAGAAATTAGATGGTATCAAATTCTATAGAAATACCTTCTTCCTAAACAAAAACGAAAAGCCCAAAGCAAAACAACTATTTGTAAAGTTTTATAAAAAAAAATTGAACGATAAAATTTATCCCATAATTGAACGCTACAAGAATCAATTAGATGTTACCCCTAATGAAATTAAAGTGATGGAGTTACAAAATAGATGGGCATCATGTACACCAAATGGCAATGTTAATTTTCATTGGAAATGCGCAATGGCTCCTATTGATGTTCTAAACTATATTGTAGTTCATGAACTAGCTCATTTAATACATAATAACCATACCAAAGCATTTTGGAACGAAGTCGACAAGGTT
- a CDS encoding type I restriction endonuclease subunit R yields MAEYSNVEKPFLEKLKELNWHIIDQGNYGIPQEPSKSLRTSFKEVTLKQEFKKAVKKINVVDGVAWLTDKQLEDLYNETIATEKANLSLLEANKQVFEKLIGVTKTTVAKNEVNGEENPLVKLIDFKNWDNNRFVAINQFRIVTPGGPREGIIPDIVLFVNGLPFCVIECKDVDVADPISSAVEQIMRYANTRGDDFGFTDGEERLFHYNLFSIATHGEEARVGSITGDFEYYLNWKDIFPEVYKDLDISNYVEEESSRYQNNGLQNDPRVRQEVLIKGILNKEILLDILQHFTLFMEIKEGVEVKIVSRYQQYRAVGRILGRLRKETTGRTRSGVVWHTQGSGKSLTMVFFVRKLRSQDDLKDYKVIMMVDRKDLEKQLSATARLTNEFKEANIVSSRKDLAPKLSGNASNLNMVMVHKFVQEELKHSKALMKAFVEEGKVPEFKPFDVVNTSDRIVILIDEAHRTQGGDMGDNLFTAFPQAAKIAFTGTPLLTDRHKQKTHERFGGTGEFIDTYKIREAVDDRATLDIIYIGKTTKDNIKSKEAFDSEFEDVFKKQSKEEKEEIQKRYGTMQAYLENMDRLRKIAKDLVKHYINDILPNGFKAMVVGSSIMAAARYQFLIDEALKERIKLEKAKLEPDIDLIKKIEFLKIGTIVTKQDNNEQAFISAARKNAKEIKAVDNFKKDFDYSTDENGNYLKPETGVAFLCVCDKLLTGFDAPVAQVMYLDKSIREHDLLQAIARVNRTKKDKKHGIIVDYFGVSNHLKDALNIWGAEDEEDIKELLEYFRDINKEIPVLEARYNRMLQLFTDKGIENFRMFAEQRMTNKDEEFQLAENCIALAESIPFRAQFDTYIKSFFDSLDLLFNSEAARKYYIPAKRFGYLLVRIKNRYKDPSMDLKWAKPKVRKMIDAHLETLGIDSRVAPVSLLSKDFAKEVNKLDKNTKSKASEMEHAIRRHIKVNINKDPAMYKRFLKRIEEIIERYQGNWDAIVEEFEKVREDLEKGRKGEFEEEGLNEQELPFFDFIVFSAFQDESLSTSDKEALKLLTIELVNVLKNEIDKPNFWKGRAAEIRKLQGELDDMLDFSGIEKVSKLHSKLSVEIMNLAKRRHKELIK; encoded by the coding sequence ATGGCAGAATATTCCAATGTAGAAAAACCATTTTTAGAAAAACTAAAAGAACTTAATTGGCACATTATAGACCAAGGAAATTATGGAATTCCACAAGAACCTTCCAAAAGTTTGCGCACAAGTTTCAAAGAGGTAACTCTTAAACAAGAATTTAAAAAAGCAGTTAAAAAAATAAATGTAGTGGATGGCGTTGCATGGTTAACAGATAAGCAATTAGAAGACCTATACAACGAAACCATTGCTACCGAAAAAGCCAATCTATCTTTATTAGAAGCCAACAAACAAGTTTTTGAAAAACTTATTGGTGTTACCAAAACAACGGTTGCAAAAAATGAAGTTAACGGAGAAGAAAACCCATTAGTAAAACTCATAGATTTTAAAAATTGGGACAACAATAGGTTTGTTGCTATTAACCAATTTAGAATAGTTACTCCAGGTGGTCCTAGAGAAGGGATTATTCCAGATATTGTTTTATTTGTTAATGGTCTGCCATTTTGTGTGATAGAATGTAAAGATGTAGATGTTGCCGACCCTATTTCAAGTGCTGTTGAGCAAATAATGCGCTATGCCAATACACGTGGCGATGATTTTGGATTTACTGATGGTGAAGAACGTTTGTTCCACTATAATCTGTTTAGCATAGCAACACATGGCGAAGAAGCACGTGTGGGTTCAATTACTGGAGATTTTGAATATTACTTAAATTGGAAAGACATATTTCCTGAAGTTTACAAAGATTTAGATATTTCCAACTATGTAGAAGAAGAAAGTTCTAGATATCAAAATAACGGTTTACAAAACGACCCTAGAGTACGGCAAGAAGTTTTAATAAAAGGAATTTTAAACAAAGAAATTCTACTAGATATTCTTCAGCATTTTACCCTCTTTATGGAGATAAAGGAAGGTGTAGAAGTTAAAATAGTTAGTAGGTATCAACAGTATAGAGCTGTAGGTAGAATATTAGGTAGACTCCGAAAAGAGACTACCGGAAGAACACGGTCTGGTGTTGTTTGGCATACTCAAGGCTCGGGAAAATCTTTAACAATGGTGTTTTTTGTCCGTAAGTTACGCTCACAAGATGACCTAAAAGATTACAAGGTTATAATGATGGTTGATCGTAAAGATTTAGAGAAGCAACTTTCAGCAACGGCACGCCTTACAAATGAGTTTAAAGAAGCAAATATTGTAAGTTCACGTAAAGATTTGGCACCCAAATTAAGTGGAAATGCTTCAAACTTGAACATGGTAATGGTTCACAAATTTGTACAAGAGGAATTAAAACATTCTAAAGCATTAATGAAAGCCTTTGTTGAAGAAGGTAAGGTGCCAGAATTTAAACCTTTTGATGTGGTAAATACATCTGACAGAATTGTAATACTCATTGATGAAGCTCACCGAACACAAGGCGGAGACATGGGTGACAATCTTTTTACCGCTTTTCCACAAGCAGCAAAAATTGCATTTACCGGCACTCCACTATTAACTGATAGACATAAGCAAAAAACACACGAACGTTTTGGTGGTACTGGTGAATTCATAGACACTTATAAAATTAGAGAGGCTGTTGATGACAGAGCTACCCTAGATATCATTTATATAGGTAAAACTACTAAAGACAATATTAAATCTAAGGAAGCTTTTGACTCTGAATTTGAAGATGTATTTAAAAAACAATCAAAAGAAGAAAAAGAAGAAATTCAAAAAAGATACGGCACCATGCAAGCCTATTTAGAAAACATGGATAGACTACGTAAAATTGCTAAAGATTTAGTTAAGCACTATATAAATGATATTTTGCCTAATGGTTTTAAGGCAATGGTTGTTGGCAGTTCTATTATGGCTGCAGCGCGCTATCAATTTTTAATTGACGAAGCATTAAAAGAACGTATTAAACTAGAAAAAGCAAAATTAGAACCAGATATCGATTTAATCAAAAAAATAGAATTTTTAAAAATTGGTACTATAGTTACCAAACAAGACAACAATGAACAAGCATTTATAAGTGCAGCTAGAAAAAATGCAAAGGAAATTAAAGCCGTTGATAACTTTAAAAAAGACTTTGATTATAGTACAGATGAAAATGGAAATTATCTAAAACCAGAAACTGGAGTTGCTTTTTTATGTGTATGCGATAAATTACTTACCGGATTTGATGCTCCGGTTGCACAAGTTATGTATCTGGATAAAAGTATTCGCGAACATGATTTACTTCAAGCTATAGCTAGAGTAAATAGAACCAAAAAAGATAAAAAACACGGTATTATAGTTGATTATTTTGGAGTATCCAACCATTTAAAGGACGCGCTTAATATATGGGGAGCAGAAGATGAGGAAGATATCAAAGAACTACTAGAGTATTTTAGAGATATCAACAAAGAAATACCTGTATTGGAGGCTCGATATAATAGAATGTTACAGCTATTTACAGATAAAGGAATTGAAAATTTCAGAATGTTCGCAGAACAACGAATGACAAATAAAGATGAAGAATTTCAACTAGCCGAAAACTGTATTGCATTGGCAGAATCTATTCCCTTTAGAGCTCAATTTGACACGTACATAAAATCATTTTTCGATAGTTTAGATTTATTATTTAATTCAGAAGCTGCAAGAAAATATTACATTCCTGCAAAACGATTTGGCTACCTACTTGTGCGAATTAAAAATCGATATAAAGACCCGAGTATGGATTTAAAGTGGGCAAAACCTAAAGTTCGCAAAATGATAGATGCTCATTTAGAAACCCTAGGAATAGATAGCCGTGTTGCCCCAGTGAGTTTACTATCCAAAGATTTTGCTAAAGAAGTAAATAAGTTGGATAAAAACACTAAGTCGAAAGCATCAGAAATGGAACATGCAATTCGTAGACATATTAAAGTAAATATTAATAAAGACCCTGCGATGTATAAACGCTTCTTAAAGCGAATAGAAGAGATAATTGAGCGATATCAAGGCAATTGGGATGCAATAGTTGAGGAATTTGAAAAGGTTCGAGAAGATTTAGAAAAAGGCAGGAAAGGTGAGTTTGAAGAAGAGGGTTTGAATGAGCAAGAATTACCATTTTTTGACTTTATAGTTTTTAGTGCTTTCCAAGATGAATCTCTATCCACAAGTGATAAAGAAGCCCTAAAACTTTTGACAATTGAATTAGTAAATGTTCTAAAAAATGAAATAGACAAACCTAATTTCTGGAAAGGAAGAGCTGCTGAAATAAGAAAACTTCAAGGTGAACTCGACGATATGCTTGACTTTAGTGGCATTGAAAAAGTTTCTAAATTACATTCTAAATTAAGCGTAGAAATCATGAATTTAGCTAAAAGAAGACATAAAGAGTTGATTAAATAA